A genomic segment from Nocardia cyriacigeorgica GUH-2 encodes:
- a CDS encoding zinc-dependent metalloprotease, with protein MSDHPFGFSNRDDDDDRKRGEQPSGSGAGDPFGFGMAGSGAGGFDPAQLGQMLTSLGQMLSGMGQGMAAPGGQSGPVNYEVAKRLARQQLGASVTPVSAGAASAVADAAHLAEVWLDGATTLPAGATKTAAWTANDWIEETLPTWQRLCDPVAQQISGMWTANLPEEAKQFAAPMMGMLGQMGGLAFGSQLGQALGQLAKEVLTSTDIGLPLGPAGTAALLPAAISEFSAGLEQPESEIMVFLAAREAAHQRLFGHVPWLRQQVLGAVEDYARGIKMDFSALEEAAQNIDPMSLTDPSKLEEILSQGTFEPQTTPEQKQALERLETLLALIEGWVQVVVAEAVGERLPGAGALAETLRRRRATGGPAEQTFATLVGLELRPRKLREAAALWQRLTTDAGMEKRDGVWAHPDLLPDASDLDSPAGFIDSVIGGGANAFDDPLAQLAETEARERDERKKSGESGEAPGEQGETSS; from the coding sequence ATGAGTGACCATCCGTTCGGATTCTCGAACCGCGACGACGACGATGACCGCAAACGAGGCGAGCAGCCGAGCGGTTCCGGCGCGGGCGACCCGTTCGGCTTCGGCATGGCCGGGTCCGGGGCCGGCGGATTCGACCCGGCGCAGCTGGGCCAGATGCTGACCTCGCTGGGCCAGATGCTCAGCGGCATGGGGCAGGGCATGGCTGCCCCCGGCGGCCAGAGCGGCCCGGTCAATTACGAGGTGGCCAAGCGGCTGGCCCGCCAGCAGCTCGGCGCGAGCGTCACCCCGGTCTCGGCGGGCGCCGCGAGCGCCGTCGCCGACGCCGCGCATCTGGCCGAAGTGTGGCTCGACGGCGCGACGACGCTGCCTGCGGGCGCGACGAAGACGGCCGCGTGGACGGCCAACGACTGGATCGAGGAAACCCTGCCCACCTGGCAGCGGCTGTGCGATCCGGTGGCCCAGCAGATCTCCGGCATGTGGACGGCGAACCTGCCCGAGGAGGCCAAGCAGTTCGCGGCGCCGATGATGGGCATGCTCGGCCAGATGGGCGGGCTGGCGTTCGGTTCGCAGCTCGGCCAAGCCCTCGGTCAGCTGGCCAAGGAGGTGCTGACCTCCACCGATATCGGGCTGCCGCTGGGTCCCGCGGGCACCGCGGCCCTGCTGCCCGCCGCCATCTCCGAATTCAGCGCCGGGCTGGAGCAGCCCGAGAGCGAGATCATGGTCTTCCTGGCCGCCCGGGAGGCCGCCCACCAGCGGCTGTTCGGACACGTGCCGTGGCTGCGTCAGCAGGTGCTCGGCGCGGTCGAGGACTACGCGCGGGGCATCAAGATGGACTTCTCCGCCCTGGAGGAGGCCGCGCAGAACATCGATCCGATGTCGCTGACCGATCCGAGCAAGCTCGAGGAGATCCTGTCGCAGGGCACCTTCGAACCGCAGACCACGCCGGAGCAGAAGCAGGCGCTGGAGCGGCTGGAGACGCTGCTGGCCCTGATCGAGGGGTGGGTGCAGGTCGTGGTGGCCGAGGCCGTCGGCGAGCGCCTGCCCGGTGCGGGCGCGCTGGCCGAGACGCTGCGTCGCCGCCGGGCCACCGGCGGTCCGGCCGAGCAGACCTTCGCCACGCTGGTCGGCCTGGAGCTGCGCCCGCGCAAGCTGCGCGAAGCCGCGGCTCTGTGGCAGCGACTGACCACCGATGCGGGCATGGAGAAGCGCGACGGCGTGTGGGCGCATCCGGACCTGCTGCCCGACGCCAGTGACCTCGACTCCCCCGCCGGGTTCATCGACTCGGTGATCGGCGGCGGCGCCAACGCCTTCGACGATCCGCTGGCCCAGCTGGCCGAGACCGAGGCGCGCGAGCGCGACGAGCGGAAGAAGTCGGGCGAATCGGGTGAGGCGCCCGGCGAGCAAGGCGAGACTTCGTCTTGA
- a CDS encoding PDZ domain-containing protein, protein MNRRIITLLVALIPVLVLGVAGSWFNVPFVALGPGPTFNTLGEVDGKQVVDVTGVEVDPTTGNLNMTTVSVRDGLNIFEAIGFWVSGEHGLVPRSEVYPPGVSREEIDKSNQQDFKDSESNAEVAAMNFLGLPTVVLARTVADNGPAKAVLEEGDQIVSINGVPMNEPKDVVDAIGKLPPGSKITMVIRRDNAEQTVEVTLGAREDDPSKGYLGVTPGEGARPPMEVTFNLADIGGPSAGLMFSLALIDKLTPGELDGGNFVAGTGSIDQDGKVGPIGGIQYKMMAAREAGAETFLVPAANCNEARQRTPDGLRLVKVENLAGAVQSLEDLSAGREAVTCG, encoded by the coding sequence GTGAATCGTCGGATCATCACTCTGCTCGTCGCGCTGATCCCGGTACTCGTGCTGGGCGTCGCGGGGAGCTGGTTCAACGTGCCCTTCGTCGCGCTCGGCCCGGGGCCCACGTTCAACACACTGGGCGAAGTGGACGGCAAACAGGTCGTCGACGTCACCGGTGTCGAGGTGGATCCGACCACCGGCAATCTCAATATGACCACCGTCTCGGTGCGCGACGGGCTCAACATCTTCGAGGCCATCGGCTTCTGGGTCAGCGGCGAACACGGCCTGGTCCCGCGCTCGGAGGTCTATCCGCCCGGGGTGTCGCGGGAGGAGATCGACAAGTCCAATCAGCAGGACTTCAAGGACTCCGAGAGCAATGCCGAGGTGGCGGCGATGAACTTCCTCGGCCTGCCCACCGTGGTGCTCGCGCGCACCGTCGCCGACAACGGCCCGGCCAAGGCAGTGCTGGAAGAGGGCGACCAGATCGTCAGCATCAACGGCGTTCCGATGAACGAGCCCAAGGACGTCGTCGACGCGATCGGGAAACTGCCGCCGGGCAGCAAGATCACCATGGTGATCCGCCGCGACAACGCCGAGCAGACCGTCGAGGTGACCCTCGGCGCCCGCGAGGACGACCCGAGCAAGGGCTACCTCGGCGTCACCCCGGGTGAGGGCGCCCGCCCGCCCATGGAGGTCACCTTCAACCTCGCCGATATCGGCGGACCCTCGGCGGGCCTGATGTTCAGCCTGGCGCTGATCGACAAGCTCACCCCGGGTGAACTCGACGGCGGCAACTTCGTCGCAGGCACCGGATCCATCGACCAGGACGGCAAGGTCGGCCCGATCGGCGGCATCCAGTACAAGATGATGGCCGCGCGCGAGGCGGGCGCCGAAACCTTCCTGGTGCCGGCCGCCAACTGCAACGAGGCGCGGCAGCGCACGCCCGACGGCCTGCGCCTGGTCAAGGTCGAAAACCTGGCGGGCGCGGTGCAGTCGCTGGAGGATCTCAGCGCCGGTCGCGAGGCCGTGACCTGCGGATAA